A single Micromonospora sp. CCTCC AA 2012012 DNA region contains:
- a CDS encoding phage tail protein, which yields MHVRSRAIAGLVAGAVVLTAVPAAASTMAGRLGDRAAGSAARAVVRTVSSDAVDTVARTVAIAAEPVPGQTRLVPSTPRTDTPRINDGEIKDIEVIGNRVFIAGTFTSIANVGGTAIPQRSLASYNIDTGKVDTGFRPTFDGSVEAVEASPDGASLYVTGSFNTVGGITKRKIARLDPVTGAPVAGFTATADGRGTALAVSSTAVYVGGQFTKVNGVSRRALAAVNPTTGAVDTGFDLPLSGGIGIGGLLTVQQLKLTHDDKRLLVVHTGRQIAGQDRYGVGLIDTAAKSLLPWRTRLWEDNLSFVGGIQRAYAGDIAPDDSYFVVTSGSGGDRPPINDTAIAFPMTGNDNVEPLWISRHFDSIYSVAITEKAVYVGGHFSWQESPTSNVPWPGLDNVGYGTGQGLSGYGLGDQVVRRDHLGALDPVTGTALEWNPGSNSYEGDKAMLATPRGLFVGGDGNIKGGKTVGRVGFFDLSREPAPSAVDTTVVTPIEGAVKQANEAFVLDGKAIAPAGVSRVQVEIQNRGSKQYLQDDLTTWGPANSINATLAAPNATATGWSLSVSLPVAEYQVQAKAFARDGTSDPTKAVKKIETFRFDDLPPATTITNPTAGLLSTKAFTVTGTATDDKGVSAMTYWLRTPDNRYLQDDGTLAPVYNTFRGEPDVIGAVSTTWQLDLDLPIEGDWKLMATAIDTAGQADLRGATREWTISSTGVPPTVAISAPVAMTPPTAAAPLTVAPGQPITFSGTAADDDAVKSVEVYLRNTTTKESLAADGSWGVDAVAAYHRVSPTNLSAPSYNWSFTTAPLTPGVYDFRVRATDGLGLITPTTNLGKLTVTAQVANDAFPNGTLNFTGTDQNIEQLHLDLAGKATDDKGVQAVRVALRDLDTGRYVQPNGTMAASFATVNATLASPGATSTTFSLPIDLPTKGEYSVEAWAVDTAGQLDGSTSGATAKYLVYPGDLDPRLEPALTPTDGQVYTDGRIVVSGRGVDDVGMLRVELQIVNSAGKGMNSTGVFGTGAPWIATFLTSPGSPGSNFAYTSPVIPAGTYTVSIRAVDNYGQVQQTPKVVTVTVS from the coding sequence ATGCACGTACGGAGCCGCGCGATAGCCGGCCTGGTCGCCGGGGCGGTCGTGTTGACGGCCGTGCCGGCGGCGGCGAGCACGATGGCGGGCCGGCTCGGCGACAGGGCCGCGGGCAGCGCCGCCCGCGCCGTCGTCAGAACGGTCAGCAGCGACGCGGTGGACACGGTCGCCCGCACGGTCGCCATCGCGGCCGAACCGGTGCCGGGGCAGACCCGGCTGGTGCCGAGCACGCCGCGTACCGACACGCCGAGGATCAACGACGGCGAGATCAAGGACATCGAGGTGATCGGCAACCGGGTCTTCATCGCCGGCACCTTCACCTCGATCGCCAACGTCGGCGGGACGGCGATCCCGCAGCGCTCGCTCGCTTCGTACAACATCGACACCGGCAAGGTGGACACTGGCTTCCGGCCGACGTTCGACGGATCCGTCGAGGCCGTCGAGGCCTCCCCCGACGGCGCGTCCCTCTATGTCACCGGCTCGTTCAACACGGTCGGCGGCATCACCAAGCGCAAGATCGCCCGGCTCGACCCGGTCACCGGCGCGCCGGTCGCGGGCTTCACCGCCACCGCCGACGGCCGGGGGACGGCCCTCGCGGTGAGCAGCACCGCCGTCTACGTCGGCGGCCAGTTCACCAAGGTCAACGGCGTGAGCCGCCGTGCCCTGGCGGCGGTCAACCCGACCACGGGCGCGGTGGACACCGGCTTCGACCTGCCGCTCTCCGGCGGCATCGGCATCGGTGGCCTGCTCACCGTGCAGCAGCTCAAGCTGACGCACGACGACAAGCGGCTGCTGGTGGTGCACACCGGTCGGCAGATCGCCGGCCAGGACCGCTACGGCGTGGGTCTGATCGACACCGCCGCCAAGTCGCTGCTGCCCTGGCGGACCCGGCTGTGGGAGGACAACCTCTCCTTCGTCGGCGGCATCCAGCGGGCCTATGCCGGCGACATCGCGCCGGACGACTCCTACTTCGTCGTGACCAGCGGTTCCGGTGGCGACCGGCCGCCGATCAACGACACGGCGATCGCGTTCCCGATGACCGGTAACGACAACGTGGAGCCGCTCTGGATCTCCCGGCACTTCGACAGCATCTACTCCGTCGCGATCACCGAGAAGGCGGTGTACGTCGGCGGTCACTTCAGCTGGCAGGAGTCGCCGACCTCCAACGTGCCGTGGCCCGGCCTGGACAACGTCGGGTACGGCACCGGCCAGGGGCTGAGCGGCTACGGCCTCGGTGACCAGGTGGTCCGCCGCGACCACCTCGGCGCGCTCGACCCGGTCACCGGCACCGCGCTGGAATGGAACCCGGGTTCCAACTCGTACGAGGGCGACAAGGCGATGCTGGCCACCCCCCGTGGTCTCTTCGTCGGTGGCGACGGCAACATCAAGGGCGGCAAGACGGTCGGCCGGGTCGGCTTCTTCGACCTGTCCCGGGAGCCGGCGCCCTCGGCGGTGGACACCACCGTCGTCACGCCCATCGAGGGCGCGGTGAAGCAGGCCAACGAGGCGTTCGTGCTGGACGGCAAGGCGATCGCCCCGGCCGGCGTCAGCCGGGTCCAGGTGGAAATCCAGAACCGAGGCTCCAAGCAGTACCTCCAGGACGACCTGACCACCTGGGGGCCCGCGAACAGCATCAACGCGACGCTCGCCGCGCCGAACGCGACCGCCACCGGCTGGTCCCTGTCGGTGTCGCTGCCGGTCGCCGAATACCAGGTCCAGGCCAAGGCGTTCGCCCGCGACGGGACGAGCGACCCGACCAAGGCCGTCAAGAAGATCGAGACGTTCCGCTTCGACGACCTGCCGCCCGCGACGACGATCACGAATCCGACCGCCGGGCTGCTCAGCACCAAGGCGTTCACCGTCACCGGCACCGCGACCGACGACAAGGGCGTCAGCGCCATGACGTACTGGTTGCGCACCCCGGACAACCGGTACCTCCAGGACGACGGGACGCTCGCCCCGGTCTACAACACGTTCCGCGGCGAGCCGGACGTGATCGGGGCGGTGTCGACCACCTGGCAGCTCGACCTGGACCTGCCCATCGAGGGCGACTGGAAGCTGATGGCCACCGCCATCGACACCGCCGGCCAGGCGGACCTGCGCGGTGCCACCCGCGAGTGGACGATCTCGTCCACCGGCGTCCCGCCGACCGTGGCGATCAGCGCCCCCGTGGCGATGACCCCGCCGACCGCCGCCGCGCCGCTCACCGTCGCCCCGGGCCAACCGATCACCTTCTCCGGGACCGCCGCCGACGACGACGCCGTGAAGTCCGTCGAGGTCTACCTCCGCAACACCACCACCAAGGAGTCGCTGGCCGCCGACGGCAGTTGGGGCGTCGACGCGGTCGCCGCCTACCACCGGGTCTCCCCGACCAACCTCAGCGCGCCGTCGTACAACTGGTCCTTCACCACCGCGCCGCTCACCCCCGGGGTGTACGACTTCCGGGTGCGGGCCACGGACGGCCTGGGCCTGATCACGCCGACCACCAACCTCGGCAAGCTCACGGTCACCGCCCAGGTGGCGAACGACGCCTTCCCGAACGGCACGCTGAACTTCACCGGCACCGACCAGAACATCGAGCAGTTGCACCTCGACCTGGCCGGCAAGGCGACCGACGACAAGGGCGTCCAGGCCGTCCGGGTGGCCCTGCGCGACCTGGACACCGGCCGGTACGTGCAGCCGAACGGCACCATGGCGGCCTCCTTCGCCACGGTGAACGCCACCCTCGCCTCGCCCGGCGCGACGAGCACCACGTTCAGCCTGCCGATCGACCTGCCGACCAAGGGCGAGTACAGCGTCGAGGCGTGGGCCGTCGACACGGCGGGCCAGCTCGACGGCTCGACCTCCGGGGCCACCGCCAAGTACCTGGTGTACCCCGGTGACCTCGACCCCCGGTTGGAGCCGGCCCTCACCCCGACCGACGGGCAGGTCTACACCGACGGGCGGATCGTGGTCAGCGGACGCGGGGTGGACGACGTCGGGATGCTCCGGGTGGAGCTCCAGATCGTCAACTCCGCGGGCAAGGGGATGAACTCGACCGGCGTGTTCGGCACGGGCGCGCCCTGGATCGCCACGTTCCTCACCAGCCCGGGTTCGCCGGGGTCGAACTTCGCGTACACCTCGCCGGTGATCCCGGCGGGCACCTACACCGTGTCGATCCGGGCGGTCGACAACTACGGGCAGGTGCAGCAGACGCCGAAGGTCGTCACGGTGACCGTCAGCTGA
- a CDS encoding proline--tRNA ligase → MLLRMSTLLLRTLRDDPSDAEVPSHRLLLRAGYVRRAAPGGYTWLPLGKLVLDRVSEIVRAEMTAIGDQEVHFPALLPAEPYRTSGRWTEYGDDIFTLVDRKGAEHLLAPTHEELAALLVKDLFSSYRDFPVTLFQIQTKFRDEARPRAGLLRGREFLMKDAYSFDLDDAGLRAAYQRHRDAYVRVFDRLGLDFTVVHATSGAMGGSASEEFLAATPVGEDTFVGCTSCGYAANTEAVVTRAPAAGDPDAHPASTVHDTPETPTIASLVDLANARGLGGRRDWTAADTLKNVVLTVRRPGVEEAELLVVGVPGDREVDLKRVGAALHPATVEVFDDWAAHPDLVRGYLGPQLLAKLGIRCLVDPRVVPGTAWLTGANEPGRHAVDVVCGRDFTPAGTIEAADVRAGDPCPACEDGELVIRRGIEIGHIFQLGRRFTDAFAVDVAGSEGKPVRPTMGCYGIGVSRAVAAIAEQHHDDRGLVWPAEVAPCDVHLVAAGKGPQLDAALDLGGRLSAAGLRVLVDDRTHVSAGVKFTDAELIGIPRAVVVGRRTAEGYVELRDRATGEREEVPLDGLVERLTGEPVAARRNGV, encoded by the coding sequence ATGCTGCTGCGCATGTCCACTCTGCTGCTCCGGACCCTGCGGGACGACCCGTCGGACGCGGAGGTGCCGAGCCACCGGCTCCTGCTGCGGGCCGGCTACGTCCGCCGCGCCGCACCGGGCGGCTACACCTGGCTGCCGCTGGGCAAGCTGGTGCTGGACCGGGTGAGTGAGATCGTCCGGGCGGAGATGACCGCGATCGGCGACCAGGAGGTGCACTTCCCGGCGCTGCTGCCGGCGGAGCCCTACCGGACGAGCGGCCGGTGGACGGAGTACGGCGACGACATCTTCACCCTGGTCGACCGGAAGGGAGCCGAGCACCTGCTCGCGCCGACCCACGAGGAGTTGGCCGCGCTGCTGGTCAAGGATCTCTTCTCGTCGTACCGGGACTTTCCGGTGACGCTCTTCCAGATCCAGACGAAGTTCCGGGACGAGGCCCGGCCCCGGGCCGGCCTGCTGCGCGGGCGGGAGTTCCTGATGAAGGACGCCTACTCGTTCGACCTGGACGACGCCGGTCTGCGCGCGGCGTACCAGCGGCACCGCGACGCGTACGTCCGGGTGTTCGACCGGCTCGGGCTGGACTTCACCGTGGTGCACGCGACGTCCGGGGCGATGGGCGGCTCGGCGTCGGAGGAGTTCCTCGCCGCCACGCCCGTCGGCGAGGACACCTTCGTCGGCTGCACGTCCTGCGGCTACGCGGCCAACACGGAGGCGGTGGTGACCCGCGCCCCGGCGGCCGGCGACCCCGACGCGCATCCGGCGTCGACGGTGCACGACACCCCGGAGACCCCCACGATCGCCTCCCTGGTCGACCTGGCGAACGCGCGCGGCCTCGGCGGCCGACGGGACTGGACCGCCGCCGACACCCTGAAGAACGTGGTGCTGACCGTCCGCCGCCCCGGCGTCGAGGAGGCCGAACTGCTGGTCGTCGGGGTGCCCGGGGACCGGGAGGTGGACCTCAAGCGGGTCGGGGCGGCCCTGCACCCGGCCACGGTCGAGGTCTTCGACGACTGGGCGGCCCATCCGGACCTGGTCCGCGGCTACCTCGGGCCGCAGCTCCTGGCGAAGCTGGGCATCCGCTGTCTGGTCGATCCCCGGGTGGTGCCCGGGACCGCCTGGCTGACCGGCGCCAACGAGCCCGGCCGGCACGCGGTCGACGTGGTCTGCGGTCGAGACTTCACCCCGGCGGGCACGATCGAGGCCGCCGACGTACGCGCCGGTGACCCCTGCCCGGCCTGCGAGGACGGCGAACTGGTCATCCGGCGGGGCATCGAGATCGGACACATCTTCCAGCTCGGCCGGCGGTTCACCGACGCGTTCGCGGTGGACGTGGCCGGTTCCGAGGGGAAGCCGGTCCGCCCGACGATGGGCTGCTACGGCATCGGGGTGTCCCGGGCGGTGGCGGCGATCGCCGAACAGCACCACGACGACCGGGGACTGGTCTGGCCGGCCGAGGTGGCGCCGTGCGACGTACACCTGGTGGCGGCGGGGAAGGGGCCGCAACTCGACGCGGCGCTCGACCTCGGCGGACGCCTCTCCGCCGCCGGCCTGCGGGTGCTGGTCGACGACCGCACGCACGTCTCCGCCGGGGTGAAGTTCACCGACGCCGAGCTGATCGGCATCCCGCGCGCCGTCGTGGTCGGCCGCCGCACCGCCGAGGGGTACGTCGAGCTGCGGGACCGCGCCACCGGCGAGCGGGAGGAGGTGCCGCTCGACGGTCTCGTCGAGCGGCTGACCGGCGAGCCGGTCGCGGCGCGCCGCAACGGGGTGTAG
- a CDS encoding CBS domain-containing protein, with protein MYRVSDVMTKQVVYLSAETTLDEAARVMKESDIGDVVVTDGATLAGLLTDRDIVVRAVAERADPTSTTIGSIITREVVMIEQHSTAGEAAALMRERNIRRVLVCDTDRKLVGIVSLGDLAMQLDPNSALADISEGAPNN; from the coding sequence ATGTACCGGGTCAGTGACGTGATGACGAAGCAGGTGGTCTACCTGTCGGCGGAGACCACCCTGGACGAGGCGGCCAGGGTGATGAAGGAGTCGGACATCGGCGACGTGGTGGTCACCGACGGGGCCACCCTCGCCGGCCTGCTCACCGACCGGGACATCGTGGTGCGGGCGGTGGCCGAGCGCGCCGACCCGACGAGCACCACGATCGGCTCGATCATCACCCGTGAGGTGGTCATGATCGAGCAGCACTCCACGGCCGGCGAGGCGGCGGCCCTGATGCGGGAGCGGAACATCCGCCGGGTGCTGGTCTGCGACACCGACCGCAAACTCGTCGGCATCGTCTCCCTGGGCGACCTCGCCATGCAGCTCGACCCGAACTCGGCGCTGGCCGACATCAGCGAAGGCGCCCCCAACAACTGA
- a CDS encoding SufE family protein yields MPEMPTKLAEIVDEFATAPRDVVLELLLEYSDVIPPLPAGVDRDELEQVPECQTAFFLRAEVNPDRTVTTIFDCPPEAPTTRAFAGILAEGLAGASAEQVLAVPDDLYQRMGLAEVISPLRVRGGTAILARMKRQVREQAG; encoded by the coding sequence ATGCCCGAGATGCCGACCAAGCTGGCCGAGATCGTCGACGAGTTCGCCACCGCGCCCCGCGACGTGGTGCTGGAGCTGCTGCTCGAGTACTCCGACGTCATCCCGCCGTTGCCGGCCGGGGTGGACCGGGACGAGCTGGAGCAGGTCCCCGAGTGCCAGACGGCCTTCTTCCTGCGCGCCGAGGTCAACCCGGACCGGACGGTGACCACGATCTTCGACTGCCCGCCGGAGGCGCCCACCACCCGGGCCTTCGCCGGCATCCTCGCCGAGGGGCTGGCGGGGGCGAGCGCCGAGCAGGTGCTGGCCGTACCGGACGACCTCTACCAGCGGATGGGGCTGGCCGAGGTGATCAGCCCGCTGCGCGTACGCGGGGGGACGGCGATCCTCGCGCGGATGAAGCGGCAGGTCCGGGAACAAGCCGGCTGA
- a CDS encoding DsbA family oxidoreductase: MEIEIYADVVCPWCWIGKRRLEQALASYDGDVTVRYRPFQLDPTPVTEPKPLVEALAAKFGGRERAEAMFAQVSQVGAGVGLELHFDRAVHANTFEAHRLIRFATERDRATEMIDALYRAHFTDGVDVGSVDALVRLAGEVGLDEAETRGYLESNLGRREVAADLAAAHELGVSSVPTFVLAGKYAVTGAQEPETLLAALTEVQRRESGAA; the protein is encoded by the coding sequence ATGGAGATCGAGATCTACGCCGACGTGGTCTGCCCCTGGTGCTGGATCGGCAAGCGCCGACTGGAGCAGGCCCTGGCGTCGTACGACGGCGACGTGACCGTGCGCTACCGCCCGTTCCAGCTCGACCCGACGCCGGTGACCGAGCCGAAGCCGCTGGTGGAGGCGCTCGCCGCCAAATTCGGTGGCCGGGAGCGGGCCGAGGCGATGTTCGCCCAGGTGAGTCAGGTGGGCGCCGGTGTGGGTCTGGAGCTGCACTTCGACCGGGCGGTGCACGCCAACACGTTCGAGGCACACCGGCTGATCCGGTTCGCCACCGAGCGGGACCGGGCCACCGAGATGATCGACGCGCTCTATCGCGCGCACTTCACCGACGGGGTGGACGTCGGCTCGGTCGATGCACTCGTCCGGCTCGCCGGGGAGGTCGGCCTGGACGAGGCCGAGACCCGCGGCTACCTGGAGTCGAACCTCGGCCGCCGCGAGGTGGCCGCCGACCTCGCCGCCGCCCACGAGCTGGGGGTCTCCAGCGTGCCGACCTTCGTGCTGGCCGGGAAGTACGCCGTCACCGGCGCCCAGGAGCCGGAGACCCTGCTCGCCGCCCTGACCGAGGTCCAGCGCCGGGAGTCGGGCGCCGCCTGA
- a CDS encoding YbaK/EbsC family protein: protein MGTLKTEPARTRLDLLAPPVAAAVERWPAEAPVDVDSVLVAPIDAELADTAAFCAAYEVELAESANCVVVAGKREGEIRYAACMVLATTRADVNGTVRRLLNVRKASFAPMADAVELTGMEYGGITPIGLPEQWPILVDSRVIATPHVIIGSGVRHSKIALPGPALGALPGATVVEGLARPA, encoded by the coding sequence ATGGGGACGCTGAAGACCGAGCCCGCCCGGACCCGACTCGACCTGCTGGCGCCGCCGGTGGCCGCAGCGGTCGAGCGGTGGCCGGCCGAGGCGCCGGTGGACGTCGACTCGGTGCTGGTCGCGCCGATCGACGCCGAGCTGGCCGACACTGCCGCCTTCTGCGCGGCGTACGAGGTGGAGCTGGCGGAGTCGGCCAACTGCGTGGTGGTCGCCGGCAAGCGGGAGGGCGAGATCCGGTACGCCGCCTGCATGGTGCTGGCCACCACCCGGGCGGACGTGAACGGCACGGTCCGCCGGCTGCTGAACGTGCGCAAGGCGAGTTTCGCCCCGATGGCCGACGCGGTGGAGCTGACCGGCATGGAGTACGGCGGCATCACCCCGATCGGCCTGCCGGAGCAGTGGCCGATCCTGGTGGACTCGCGGGTGATCGCCACCCCGCACGTGATCATCGGGTCCGGCGTGCGGCACAGCAAGATCGCGCTGCCGGGCCCGGCGCTGGGCGCACTGCCCGGTGCGACGGTGGTGGAGGGGCTGGCCAGGCCGGCCTAG
- a CDS encoding SDR family oxidoreductase, which translates to MRVLVTGASGRLGRVVLPRLRDDGFVVRAASRQRRADPEWVTLDLATGRGLAEAVDGVDAVLHLASAPNAGRRTRAVDVVGTRRLAVAAGEAGVGHLVYVSIVGVDRVPLGYYRHKLAAEEVVRSGPVPWSVLRATQFPEFLDELLRTVSRWGPVIGDRALLAQPVDPGEVAGRLVGMLGAGPSYAVEDFGGPQVLRFDEAVRAWRTARRSRRPLLPVRIPGRLGRALRAGALTTTVTPTGTRTWADHLADTYGGTGGK; encoded by the coding sequence ATGAGGGTGCTGGTGACCGGGGCGAGCGGGCGGCTGGGTCGGGTGGTGCTGCCACGGTTGCGCGACGACGGGTTCGTGGTGCGGGCGGCGAGCCGGCAGCGCCGCGCGGATCCGGAGTGGGTGACGCTGGACCTGGCGACCGGCCGGGGGCTGGCCGAGGCGGTCGACGGGGTGGACGCCGTGCTCCACCTGGCCTCCGCGCCGAACGCCGGTCGGCGTACCCGGGCGGTGGACGTGGTCGGCACCCGGCGGCTGGCGGTGGCCGCCGGTGAGGCGGGCGTCGGCCACCTGGTGTACGTGTCGATCGTCGGGGTGGACCGGGTGCCGCTGGGCTACTACCGGCACAAGCTCGCCGCCGAGGAGGTCGTCCGCTCCGGTCCGGTGCCGTGGAGCGTCCTGCGGGCCACCCAGTTCCCCGAGTTCCTGGACGAGCTGCTGCGCACGGTGAGCCGGTGGGGGCCGGTGATCGGGGACCGGGCGTTGCTGGCCCAGCCGGTCGACCCGGGGGAGGTGGCCGGGCGGCTGGTCGGGATGCTCGGTGCCGGCCCGTCGTACGCGGTCGAGGACTTCGGCGGGCCGCAGGTGCTCCGCTTCGACGAGGCGGTACGGGCCTGGCGGACCGCCCGCCGGTCGCGTCGCCCCCTCCTGCCGGTACGGATCCCGGGCCGGCTCGGTCGCGCCCTGCGCGCGGGTGCGCTGACCACCACCGTCACCCCGACCGGCACCCGCACCTGGGCGGATCACCTGGCCGACACGTACGGGGGAACCGGCGGAAAGTGA
- a CDS encoding MFS transporter — protein MTVTAAAAAPPDHLYAPRLRAMTVGSVALVSLLAFEALAVGTAMPTVARHLDGLSLYALAFGGPFASGVVAMVVSGIWCDARGPRAPMWHGVAWFVLGLLVAGSAPTMGLLVVGRVVQGFGSGLLSVALYVVVGQAYPEALRRRIFAAFAAAWVVPSLVGPALAGLIVEHLGWRWVFLAVPVVAVPAVLLVQPGLRALGTAVPARPPGGARARIGWAVGAGASAALLHYGGQQRGATAVVAVAVALAGLLACAPRLLPVGFLRARRGLPTVVGLRGLASAAFAGAEVVIPLMLSRERGFSPTAAGLVLTVGAVSWSVGSWVQGRLTPPRSAATLPRVGLACIAAGTATVALAVLPSVPVPLAVLGWATAGLGMGLLYPSLSVLTLALSAPEEQGRNSSSLQLGDSLFAATVLALTGAVLAAGAAPGPGSYAATLAVAAGCGVLGVLLAGRVVVPARVG, from the coding sequence GTGACCGTCACCGCCGCTGCCGCGGCCCCGCCCGACCACCTCTACGCCCCGCGCCTGCGCGCGATGACGGTGGGCAGCGTCGCCCTCGTCTCGCTGCTGGCGTTCGAGGCGCTCGCGGTGGGCACCGCCATGCCGACCGTCGCCCGCCACCTGGACGGGCTGTCCCTCTACGCGCTCGCCTTCGGCGGCCCGTTCGCCTCGGGCGTGGTGGCGATGGTGGTCTCCGGCATCTGGTGCGACGCCCGGGGACCCCGGGCGCCGATGTGGCACGGGGTGGCCTGGTTCGTGCTGGGGCTCCTCGTCGCCGGCAGCGCCCCGACGATGGGGCTGCTGGTCGTCGGCCGGGTGGTGCAGGGCTTCGGCTCCGGACTGCTCTCGGTGGCGTTGTACGTGGTGGTCGGGCAGGCGTACCCGGAGGCGTTGCGGCGGCGGATCTTTGCCGCGTTCGCGGCGGCGTGGGTGGTGCCGTCGCTGGTCGGCCCGGCGCTGGCCGGGCTGATCGTCGAGCACCTGGGCTGGCGTTGGGTCTTCCTGGCGGTGCCGGTGGTGGCGGTGCCGGCGGTGCTGCTGGTCCAGCCGGGCCTGCGGGCACTGGGTACGGCCGTGCCGGCCCGACCGCCGGGCGGTGCGCGGGCCCGGATCGGCTGGGCCGTCGGCGCGGGGGCGAGCGCCGCACTGCTGCACTACGGGGGGCAGCAGCGCGGCGCCACCGCCGTCGTCGCGGTGGCGGTGGCGCTGGCCGGGCTGCTGGCCTGTGCCCCGCGCCTGCTGCCGGTCGGTTTCCTCCGTGCCCGGCGGGGGCTGCCGACGGTGGTGGGGCTGCGAGGGCTGGCCTCCGCGGCGTTCGCCGGTGCGGAGGTGGTGATTCCGCTGATGCTCTCCCGGGAGCGCGGGTTCTCGCCGACCGCCGCGGGTCTGGTGCTGACCGTCGGTGCGGTCTCCTGGTCGGTGGGTTCCTGGGTGCAGGGTCGGCTCACCCCGCCGCGATCGGCGGCGACGCTGCCCCGGGTCGGGCTGGCGTGCATCGCCGCCGGTACGGCGACGGTGGCGCTGGCCGTCCTGCCGTCCGTGCCGGTGCCGTTGGCGGTGCTCGGCTGGGCGACGGCGGGGCTGGGCATGGGTCTGCTCTATCCGTCGCTGTCGGTGCTGACCCTGGCGCTGTCCGCCCCCGAGGAGCAGGGGCGGAACTCCTCGTCGCTGCAACTGGGTGACTCGTTGTTCGCCGCCACCGTGCTGGCGCTGACGGGTGCGGTGCTGGCCGCCGGGGCCGCCCCGGGACCGGGCAGCTATGCGGCGACCCTGGCGGTGGCGGCCGGTTGCGGGGTGCTGGGTGTGCTGCTCGCCGGCCGGGTGGTGGTGCCCGCACGGGTCGGCTGA